One genomic segment of Merismopedia glauca CCAP 1448/3 includes these proteins:
- the ald gene encoding alanine dehydrogenase — translation MEIGVPKETKDQEFRVGLSPSSVRVLQENGHSVFVETRAGDGAGFTDRDYIQVGAQIVPDAAGAWNRELVIKVKEPLAPEYDFLQKGQILFTYLHLAADRPLTESLIDSGVSAIAYETVELPDGKLPLLTPMSIIAGRLSIQFGAQFLERQQGGRGLLLGGVPGVRPGKVVILGGGVVGTEAARIAVGFGAQVQILDVNIDRLSYLETLFGSRVELLYSNSSQIETVVPQADLLVGAVLVPGKRAPILVNRELVEQMRPGSVIVDVAVDQGGCIATSHPTSHTHPTYIDSGIVHYGVPNMPGAVPWTATQALNNSTLPYVLKLANRGMTALKIDPALGRGLNVQQHHLVHPAVKEVFPDLKTTPEWEVNF, via the coding sequence ATGGAAATCGGTGTCCCCAAAGAAACCAAAGACCAAGAATTTCGGGTAGGTTTAAGTCCTAGTAGCGTTAGAGTTTTACAAGAAAACGGTCACTCAGTATTTGTAGAAACTAGGGCAGGAGATGGGGCGGGATTTACCGATAGAGATTATATTCAAGTTGGGGCGCAGATAGTTCCTGATGCTGCTGGAGCCTGGAATCGAGAGCTAGTCATCAAAGTTAAAGAGCCTTTAGCACCAGAGTATGATTTTTTGCAGAAAGGGCAGATTTTATTTACTTATCTGCATCTAGCGGCCGATCGCCCCTTGACTGAAAGCCTGATCGATTCTGGAGTGAGCGCGATCGCCTACGAAACCGTTGAACTTCCTGACGGTAAATTGCCCTTACTTACCCCCATGAGCATCATTGCTGGACGGCTATCAATTCAGTTTGGCGCTCAGTTTTTAGAGCGTCAGCAAGGGGGTCGAGGTTTATTACTAGGTGGAGTTCCAGGAGTTAGACCAGGTAAAGTCGTGATTTTGGGCGGTGGAGTAGTCGGAACAGAAGCAGCGCGTATTGCTGTGGGATTTGGCGCTCAAGTCCAGATTTTAGACGTAAACATCGATCGCCTCTCGTATTTAGAAACCTTGTTTGGATCGAGGGTAGAACTGCTCTACAGCAACTCTTCGCAAATTGAGACAGTGGTTCCCCAAGCCGATCTCCTAGTTGGTGCAGTCCTAGTTCCAGGGAAACGCGCTCCGATCTTAGTAAATCGGGAATTAGTCGAACAAATGCGCCCTGGTTCCGTGATTGTCGATGTCGCGGTAGATCAAGGTGGTTGTATTGCTACCTCTCACCCCACCTCCCACACTCACCCCACCTATATTGATTCAGGAATCGTGCATTATGGAGTGCCAAATATGCCAGGAGCAGTGCCTTGGACAGCTACCCAAGCCTTAAATAATAGTACTTTGCCATATGTCCTCAAACTGGCTAATCGAGGCATGACAGCCCTAAAAATTGACCCTGCATTAGGTAGAGGGTTAAACGTGCAACAGCATCATTTAGTTCATCCTGCTGTTAAAGAAGTTTTTCCCGATCTGAAGACTACCCCTGAGTGGGAAGTTAACTTCTAG
- a CDS encoding EamA family transporter, with protein MLQKYLWLVYALGAAIMWGLQYATSEQLLKTVPTTLLTVAYTVAQALTYLIIYSFFQKQLHLNEFASYATSKNLYLFALVVFLGCCSTLLIFAAIAQGTATKASFIEISYPFFVAIFSTWLYQEGNVDGKTLLGGLLIFLGILTLARS; from the coding sequence ATGCTTCAAAAATATCTCTGGTTAGTCTATGCTTTAGGCGCAGCCATCATGTGGGGGTTGCAGTACGCCACCAGCGAACAACTGCTAAAAACTGTTCCAACTACTCTGTTGACAGTTGCGTACACAGTGGCGCAAGCGCTGACTTACTTAATTATTTACAGTTTTTTCCAAAAACAACTGCATTTAAACGAGTTTGCCAGTTATGCCACCAGCAAAAACTTGTATCTTTTTGCTTTAGTAGTATTTTTAGGCTGTTGCAGCACACTGCTGATTTTTGCGGCGATCGCTCAAGGTACAGCCACCAAAGCTAGTTTCATTGAGATTAGCTACCCGTTTTTTGTTGCCATCTTTTCTACCTGGTTGTATCAGGAAGGAAATGTAGATGGCAAAACCCTACTAGGTGGTTTATTAATCTTTTTGGGCATCCTAACTCTGGCTAGAAGTTAA
- a CDS encoding SET domain-containing protein, whose product MLHPATELRFINSEIGYGVFATEFIPHGTITWVRDSLDQTFSPAEFIAMSAMSEVYHEQLTKYAYRDEVGDYVLCWDLGRFMNHSCNPSCLGYNLDLEMAVRDIAPGEELTSDYSTFHLTNDEGFACSCSSLNCRNFVSHHDVQTQSDRWYYLMRQAFLLADDVAQPLDRLMTPQQRQKAIQKLLLSQPLLISNH is encoded by the coding sequence ATGCTTCACCCTGCTACAGAACTACGTTTTATTAATTCAGAAATTGGATATGGTGTATTTGCTACCGAATTTATCCCACATGGAACGATTACTTGGGTGCGCGATAGCTTAGATCAAACTTTTTCTCCAGCCGAATTTATTGCCATGTCAGCTATGTCTGAGGTTTATCACGAACAGCTAACCAAGTATGCTTACCGAGACGAAGTTGGAGACTACGTACTTTGTTGGGATTTAGGTAGATTTATGAATCACTCCTGCAATCCCTCTTGCTTGGGGTATAACCTAGATTTGGAAATGGCTGTGCGGGATATTGCACCTGGAGAGGAGTTAACTAGTGATTACTCGACATTTCATCTGACTAATGATGAAGGTTTTGCTTGCAGTTGTAGTTCCCTTAATTGCCGGAATTTCGTGAGTCATCACGATGTGCAGACTCAAAGCGATCGCTGGTATTATCTCATGCGTCAAGCTTTTTTATTAGCTGATGATGTGGCTCAGCCTTTAGATCGTCTGATGACTCCTCAACAGAGGCAAAAAGCTATCCAGAAATTGTTGCTATCTCAACCCTTACTCATATCAAATCACTAA
- a CDS encoding PRC and DUF2382 domain-containing protein, translating into MQLHRIKDYDPNYRDYLGNDDILGFDVYSSDDKVGSVDDLIVDEEGNFRYLVLNTGLWIFGKKVLLPVGRARLAYADHRVYVDGMSREQVENLPEYDENLTLDYDYEERVRNVYRPSSQAATLPLDTGMTDTMGLDTGVTPANMVTAPPMPVDSAPYSYDRDRDLYDLDDENRMNLKLYQERLIANKTRHKTGEVSVGKRVETETARVDVPLEKERIVIERVGSTGSNVAVAPGEAAFRDGEVSRMEVYEEVADIHKEAFVREQVSVRKEVDRETATAEEKLRREELDVQTEGTPVVSSETNRQNNDPL; encoded by the coding sequence ATGCAATTACATAGAATCAAAGATTACGATCCTAACTATCGCGATTACTTAGGAAATGACGATATTCTCGGCTTTGATGTCTACAGCAGTGATGACAAAGTTGGTTCTGTAGATGACTTAATAGTTGACGAAGAAGGAAATTTTAGATATCTAGTTCTCAACACCGGTTTGTGGATTTTTGGTAAGAAAGTTCTCTTACCTGTTGGTCGCGCTCGTCTCGCTTACGCTGACCATCGTGTTTATGTTGATGGGATGAGCCGCGAACAAGTCGAAAATCTCCCAGAGTATGACGAAAATTTGACTCTGGACTACGATTATGAAGAGAGAGTTAGAAATGTTTATCGTCCATCTTCCCAAGCTGCTACGCTACCGTTGGATACTGGCATGACAGATACAATGGGACTAGATACAGGTGTTACACCTGCAAATATGGTGACTGCACCTCCTATGCCTGTAGATAGCGCTCCTTATAGCTACGATCGCGATCGAGATCTGTACGATTTAGATGACGAAAACCGTATGAATCTAAAGCTATACCAAGAGCGATTAATTGCTAATAAAACTCGCCACAAAACTGGAGAGGTTAGCGTTGGTAAACGAGTTGAAACCGAAACGGCTAGAGTCGATGTACCTCTAGAAAAAGAACGGATAGTGATTGAGCGGGTTGGTTCCACAGGGTCTAACGTAGCTGTAGCGCCAGGAGAGGCAGCTTTCCGAGATGGAGAGGTTAGCCGCATGGAAGTTTATGAAGAAGTGGCTGATATCCATAAGGAAGCCTTTGTCCGCGAACAGGTAAGCGTCCGTAAAGAAGTCGATCGCGAAACCGCCACCGCAGAGGAAAAGCTTCGTCGAGAGGAGTTAGACGTTCAAACTGAAGGTACGCCTGTAGTCAGTTCTGAAACTAATCGTCAAAATAACGACCCACTTTAA
- a CDS encoding PRC-barrel domain-containing protein has protein sequence MLVRLSELSGKYLQILGNKDIQNYEVYNNYKQVIGRVVDALLDEQRNVRFLIINLAPEIANKQVLLPWQVERIDINNERIYVDKISPDEAANLPNYNPVGKELENLNIPPVKTKLPLNEPQFYQPEIIGQLESCAPLEACASLESSVFLTPLWQIEKLAAVPATSMEPTAKKLDPVVSLPVDMNSEETESSTNLPVMEPNREIENAIAFSELTDSTLIEPPTLIVPPTAQRQIIDAQIINLLQERLVIDRQRRKIGEVIVRKEIETRIVEVPVRREKLIVEQISPERKQLASIDLGLTTNDSVQLIEEVNPNQTVSHEFSSPEAATEFLQGLTNQSNLNLDKIRIDLTFYAPISTRAKLI, from the coding sequence ATGTTAGTTAGACTTAGCGAATTAAGTGGTAAATATCTGCAAATTTTAGGAAATAAAGATATTCAAAATTATGAGGTTTATAATAACTATAAACAAGTAATTGGTAGAGTTGTAGATGCTCTATTAGATGAACAAAGAAATGTCCGTTTTCTCATCATCAATCTAGCTCCAGAAATTGCTAATAAACAAGTCCTATTGCCTTGGCAAGTAGAGCGTATAGACATTAATAATGAGCGTATTTACGTAGACAAAATCAGCCCAGATGAAGCTGCAAATTTACCAAATTATAATCCGGTTGGCAAGGAGCTAGAAAATCTCAATATTCCGCCAGTAAAGACTAAATTGCCTTTAAACGAGCCACAATTTTATCAGCCAGAAATTATCGGACAACTTGAATCTTGTGCCCCTCTAGAAGCTTGTGCGTCTCTAGAATCGTCAGTCTTTTTAACTCCATTATGGCAAATAGAGAAGTTGGCGGCGGTTCCCGCTACGTCGATGGAACCAACGGCTAAAAAGCTAGATCCAGTAGTTAGTTTACCTGTAGATATGAATTCTGAAGAGACGGAAAGTAGCACAAATTTACCAGTGATGGAACCTAATAGAGAGATTGAAAATGCGATCGCATTTTCAGAACTGACAGATAGTACATTAATAGAACCACCAACCTTAATTGTACCCCCAACAGCACAAAGGCAAATTATTGATGCCCAAATTATTAATCTTCTCCAAGAACGGCTAGTAATCGATCGCCAACGCCGCAAAATTGGTGAAGTGATTGTGCGGAAAGAGATAGAAACTCGAATAGTTGAAGTTCCCGTGCGCCGAGAAAAGTTAATTGTTGAGCAGATTAGTCCCGAACGCAAACAACTAGCTTCTATTGACTTAGGATTAACTACAAATGATAGCGTTCAACTGATAGAAGAAGTTAACCCTAACCAAACTGTGAGCCATGAGTTTTCTTCCCCAGAAGCTGCTACAGAATTTTTGCAAGGTTTAACGAATCAATCTAACTTAAATTTGGACAAGATCCGGATAGATTTAACTTTTTATGCCCCTATAAGTACCCGTGCAAAATTAATTTAA